In a genomic window of Polypterus senegalus isolate Bchr_013 chromosome 13, ASM1683550v1, whole genome shotgun sequence:
- the psmg3 gene encoding proteasome assembly chaperone 3 gives MAAERVIFSKCKNEIINGVSTQIACTAFSNYIFVVITQYGKMGTLISLTPNVTSSDISKPIFTTKVLLGNDEAVTHVFAKNLVTFVSQEAGNKPVLLALALKDKRIESIRDMKEMIKSCQVW, from the exons ATGGCAGCTGAGAGAGTCATCTTTTCAAAGTGcaaaaatgagataatcaatgGTGTCTCCACTCAGATTGCCTGCACAGCATTTAGCAACTACATTTTTGTGGTCATCACACAGTATGGAAAAATGGGAACATTAATATCACTTACACCTAATGTGACATCCTCTGATATTAGTAAACCTATATTTACAACAAAAGTACTGCTTGGAAATGATGAG GCTGTAACCCATGTTTTTGCTAAAAACCTGGTAACGTTTGTATCACaagaagcaggaaacaaacctgtcTTGCTGGCACTGGCCCTCAAAGACAAAAGGATTGAAAGTATAAGAGACATGAAGGAAATGATCAAAAGCTGCCAAGTATGGTAG